One stretch of Girardinichthys multiradiatus isolate DD_20200921_A chromosome 2, DD_fGirMul_XY1, whole genome shotgun sequence DNA includes these proteins:
- the etfbkmt gene encoding electron transfer flavoprotein beta subunit lysine methyltransferase has translation MLRCCRHVKGFLKPLAETSRRRSISAPCLSEEHIRRFISENTEVVVGRSLTPEIQLKLFTPNCRFWRERPELWPFTDPYWAIYWPGGQALSRYILDNPGVCRGRAVLDLGSGCGASSIAAKLCYAAHVVASDLDPVSAVVTRLNCELNNVEPPVCVTDDMIGSDPAGFDLILLGDMFYDEALANRLYRWLDRCIETHGTKVLIGDPGRALFEGHDIRKLLHHVAQYELPESVREENYGLISSHVWCYQS, from the exons ATGCTGCGATGTTGCCGACATGTTAAAGGATTTTTAAAGCCTCTTGCAGAAACAAGCAGACGTAGGAGCATCTCAGCACCCTGCCTTTCTGAGGAGCATATCAGACGTTTTATATCAGAGAACACGGAGGTAGTTGTGGGACGCAGCCTGACGCCTGAGATACAACTGAAATTGTTCACCCCTAACTGCAGGTTCTGGAGAGAAAGACCAGAACTCTGGCCTTTTACTGACCCGTACTGGGCAATTTACTGGCCAGGAGGACAGGCGCTCTCAAG GTACATCCTGGACAACCCTGGTGTTTGTCGGGGTAGAGCGGTGCTGGATCTGGGGAGCGGCTGTGGAGCCTCATCTATCGCTGCAAAGCTCTGTTATGCTGCTCATGTGGTGGCCAGTGACCTCGACCCCG TTTCAGCTGTTGTGACCAGGTTGAATTGTGAACTGAACAACGTGGAGCCGCCTGTTTGTGTGACAGACGACATGATTGGTTCAGACCCTGCCGGCTTCGACTTGATCCTCCTGGGCGACATGTTCTACGATGAAGCCCTCGCCAATAGGCTTTACAGATGGCTGGACCGCTGCATCGAAACCCACGGCACCAAAGTCCTGATCGGGGATCCTGGGAGagccctgtttgagggacatgACATTCGGAAGCTTCTGCATCACGTGGCCCAGTATGAGCTGCCTGAGAGTGTTAGGGAGGAAAACTATGGTCTTATATCCAGCCATGTTTGGTGTTATCAGAGCTAG